From the Lusitaniella coriacea LEGE 07157 genome, one window contains:
- a CDS encoding NAD-dependent epimerase/dehydratase family protein, with protein sequence MTPSPALQNDIRRVIILGHSGFIGSHLERFFSDQLPDLEVVGRSFPTLDLTQEEDTFSLAPLFDLQTAVIVCSAIKRQLGDTLDAFSQNLKMVANLCRLLEQHPVKRLIYFSSAAVYGEDIHNTNITEATPVHPTSYYGGAKYSSEFLLRKQFSTQENSSLVLVRPATIYGPGDSGSAYSPSGFGRVALQQETITLWGDGTELREFLFIEDVVQLIYRLTFNEFDGVLNLVSGKSYSFMDILDSISNILDRELQINTRSRTKNKVDNCFDNTALRTLFPNFEFTNLETGIQKTLNYQKTQLQEQVTTGEKG encoded by the coding sequence ATGACACCATCACCTGCCCTCCAGAACGACATCCGGCGAGTCATCATTCTCGGACACAGTGGATTCATCGGTTCTCACCTAGAGCGATTCTTCAGCGACCAATTACCAGACCTTGAAGTTGTCGGTCGTTCTTTCCCGACGTTAGACCTCACTCAAGAAGAAGATACCTTTTCCCTCGCCCCGTTGTTCGATCTGCAAACGGCTGTGATTGTCTGTTCTGCGATTAAAAGACAATTGGGAGATACGCTGGATGCTTTCTCGCAAAACTTAAAAATGGTCGCGAACCTGTGTCGCCTCCTCGAACAACATCCCGTTAAGCGTTTAATTTACTTCAGTTCGGCAGCCGTTTACGGCGAGGATATTCACAACACGAACATTACTGAAGCAACACCCGTTCATCCCACATCCTATTATGGTGGGGCAAAATACAGCTCCGAGTTTCTCCTCCGCAAGCAGTTTTCAACTCAGGAAAATAGCTCTCTCGTTCTCGTTCGTCCGGCAACCATTTACGGTCCCGGCGATAGCGGTTCTGCCTACAGTCCTTCGGGGTTTGGACGGGTTGCATTGCAACAAGAAACAATTACTCTATGGGGAGATGGGACGGAGTTGCGGGAATTTCTATTTATCGAGGATGTGGTGCAACTGATCTATCGGTTGACCTTTAATGAATTCGACGGCGTTCTTAATCTGGTTAGCGGCAAGAGTTACTCGTTTATGGATATTCTTGACTCGATCTCGAATATCCTAGATCGGGAGTTACAAATTAACACGCGATCGCGCACTAAAAACAAAGTTGATAATTGCTTTGACAATACTGCTCTGAGAACTCTATTTCCTAACTTTGAATTTACTAATCTCGAAACCGGCATTCAGAAAACTCTAAACTATCAGAAAACGCAGTTACAAGAGCAAGTCACGACAGGAGAGAAAGGATGA
- a CDS encoding class I SAM-dependent methyltransferase, protein MSASHYRRETCRLCDSKNLELVIQPAATPPGDRYVAAEALDKVQETYPLDVFFCQDCGLLQLIDVVDPDILYGNYIYTTSISLGLVEHFRQYAIDVLQRINPPASALVIDIGSNDGTILRHFQDRGMRVLGVEPAAHIAQKATESGIETLATFFNPEVASEIKQKYGAATIITANNVFANIDDLPNTLEGIRHLLAPDGVFVMETGYCADTIRNDVFDNIYHEHLTYFNVKPLESFFRRHDMELIHVDHVATKGGSIRCTAQLKGGSRPVSPSVKAMIDAEVRLGMDRATPYLEFAAKIQGVKEQLLDLLKDLKAQGKTIAGYGASVGVTTLLYYFELSELLSFLVDDNPIRHDLFSPGHHIPVLPSQELYERKPDYVLILAWRYAEPIMSKHQAYLAQGGHFIQFLPELKVI, encoded by the coding sequence ATGAGTGCGTCTCACTACCGACGCGAAACCTGTCGCCTGTGTGACAGCAAGAATCTAGAACTCGTTATCCAACCTGCGGCGACTCCACCGGGAGATCGCTACGTCGCTGCTGAGGCTCTGGATAAAGTTCAAGAAACCTATCCCCTCGATGTCTTTTTTTGCCAAGATTGTGGTCTTCTTCAACTGATCGATGTTGTCGATCCTGACATTCTCTATGGCAACTACATCTACACCACTTCAATTTCCCTAGGACTCGTCGAACACTTCCGGCAATACGCCATCGACGTTCTACAACGCATCAATCCGCCTGCAAGCGCTCTGGTTATCGATATTGGTAGCAATGATGGCACAATTCTGCGACACTTCCAAGATCGAGGAATGCGCGTTTTAGGGGTGGAACCCGCCGCTCATATTGCCCAGAAAGCGACCGAATCGGGCATTGAAACCTTAGCAACCTTCTTCAATCCCGAAGTTGCGAGCGAAATCAAGCAAAAATACGGTGCAGCAACGATTATTACGGCAAATAATGTCTTTGCTAATATCGACGATTTACCCAACACCCTTGAAGGCATTCGCCATCTCCTAGCACCCGATGGCGTTTTTGTTATGGAAACGGGTTACTGTGCGGATACGATTAGAAACGACGTGTTTGACAACATTTACCACGAACACCTCACTTACTTCAATGTCAAACCCTTAGAATCCTTCTTCCGTCGCCACGATATGGAACTGATTCACGTTGACCACGTAGCGACAAAAGGCGGTTCGATTCGCTGTACCGCACAACTGAAAGGGGGTTCTCGTCCGGTTTCCCCGTCAGTCAAAGCAATGATTGATGCTGAAGTTCGTTTGGGAATGGATCGCGCAACTCCTTACCTAGAATTTGCAGCTAAAATCCAAGGGGTTAAAGAGCAACTGCTCGACCTGTTGAAAGACCTCAAAGCACAGGGTAAAACGATCGCGGGCTATGGCGCTTCGGTCGGCGTAACAACCCTGCTATACTACTTCGAGCTTAGTGAGTTGTTGAGTTTTTTGGTTGACGATAACCCGATTCGGCACGACTTATTCTCTCCCGGACATCACATTCCCGTGCTTCCGTCTCAAGAACTATACGAACGAAAACCAGACTATGTTTTGATTCTCGCTTGGCGATACGCCGAACCCATTATGAGCAAGCATCAAGCCTATCTCGCTCAAGGCGGACATTTCATTCAGTTTTTGCCCGAACTTAAAGTCATCTAA
- a CDS encoding DUF4058 family protein, translating to MPSPFPGMDPYLEQPDFWSEVHNRLIVAIADCLVSQVRPKYRVAIEKRIYRVDPENDDNNLLVGIPDVTVKRQPSDPDKPIKGVATVLPGRQPVTVTLPLPERVKQAYLEVRDLATGQVVTALEILSPVNKRPGEGREIYLKKRNRVLGSLTHWVEIDLLPDWEPMPMYGSSIRSDYRVIVSQAASRPKADLYGFGVRESLPSFPIPLRPKDSAAIVDLQQILSEVYDRAGYDYIIDYAIAPIPPLAAEDAAWANDRLREKGFRL from the coding sequence ATGCCTTCTCCGTTTCCTGGAATGGATCCTTACTTGGAACAGCCTGATTTTTGGTCGGAGGTTCACAATCGATTAATTGTCGCGATCGCGGATTGTCTCGTTTCCCAAGTACGTCCCAAGTATCGAGTCGCAATTGAGAAGCGCATTTATCGAGTCGATCCCGAAAATGACGATAATAATCTTCTAGTAGGAATTCCGGATGTTACGGTCAAGCGTCAGCCCAGCGATCCCGACAAGCCGATTAAAGGGGTTGCAACTGTTCTTCCCGGACGACAGCCCGTGACTGTCACATTGCCCCTACCCGAACGGGTGAAACAAGCCTATCTTGAAGTTCGCGACCTGGCAACCGGACAGGTTGTAACTGCTCTTGAAATTCTTTCCCCTGTTAACAAGCGTCCCGGTGAGGGACGAGAGATTTACCTTAAAAAACGTAACCGAGTTCTGGGAAGCTTGACTCACTGGGTTGAAATCGATCTGTTACCAGACTGGGAACCCATGCCGATGTACGGTAGCTCAATCCGATCGGATTATCGCGTTATAGTTAGCCAAGCTGCATCCCGTCCCAAGGCTGACCTCTATGGTTTTGGCGTGAGAGAGTCTTTACCTTCGTTTCCCATTCCCTTACGACCTAAAGATTCTGCCGCGATCGTTGACTTACAGCAGATTTTGAGTGAGGTTTACGATCGCGCGGGATACGATTACATAATTGATTACGCGATCGCGCCCATTCCACCTTTAGCAGCAGAGGATGCAGCCTGGGCAAACGACAGATTGCGAGAAAAAGGATTTCGTCTTTAG
- a CDS encoding FkbM family methyltransferase, producing MNNQFSIHYIGASHQNTAFPIPKKFKKDVTYVFYDAYSECLDQIKETHQSFEGEFYILPYCLGGACQPAKFNLNYDPCTSSLKELNADYSSYYLYADYDYILSDAAKTVEKRDVLLNTLDEIFVNSKSSQLTPPPDFISIDTQGSEYEILTGGLSIVSSNVLGLVIEVEFREIYKDQKLFGDITKLLSEHGFEFIRFLNLSEYYPHRVPIGLRSEGFHTVADALFLRKHSALPLEKSEIEQEIMLLKLAFMSICFHQLEYGLECLQNSVLIKESNDTITKKIKECKEFYIEFLKELADFIKSDSSPQMFPETFSSRYTVEQSMSRFERQAKIDGYYGKEKSFIVNNLSDIAINLIDKDSAIETLLINWDLQSLANKIKANRLHLTNLLLENCSKICVLNKSENSQIKSQENSKPENILALEQTSLETSTQTYSAIVTSTIQRSFEKFPKAKKLLERLRQLLTLEQKAQAYLDSGNILIQKSQLEEAILNYRKAIALKPSWAAAYFYYGNALTAQSKFDEAVENYQKAISLGLDWVELHFNFGNVLVRQNRLNEAIEQYQYAIAIKYKIE from the coding sequence ATGAACAACCAGTTTTCCATACACTATATTGGTGCAAGCCATCAAAATACAGCATTTCCAATTCCCAAGAAATTCAAGAAAGATGTCACCTATGTTTTTTATGACGCTTACTCAGAGTGCCTCGATCAAATTAAAGAAACTCATCAATCCTTTGAAGGTGAATTTTATATTCTGCCTTATTGTTTAGGAGGTGCTTGCCAACCCGCTAAATTCAATCTTAATTACGATCCATGTACGAGTTCGCTTAAGGAGTTAAATGCCGATTACAGTTCCTATTATCTTTATGCTGATTATGACTACATTCTTTCAGATGCAGCAAAAACAGTTGAAAAACGTGATGTTCTACTCAATACCTTAGATGAAATTTTTGTTAACTCAAAATCATCTCAATTAACACCTCCTCCTGATTTTATTTCTATTGATACTCAAGGATCGGAATATGAAATTCTGACTGGAGGATTGTCGATTGTGTCATCAAATGTTTTAGGATTAGTCATTGAAGTTGAATTTCGTGAGATATATAAAGATCAGAAACTTTTTGGAGATATTACCAAGCTATTATCCGAACACGGATTTGAATTTATTAGATTTCTAAACCTTTCAGAATATTATCCTCACCGAGTTCCAATCGGTCTTCGTAGTGAAGGATTTCATACAGTCGCCGATGCTTTGTTTTTGAGAAAACATTCAGCTTTACCACTAGAAAAAAGTGAAATAGAACAAGAAATAATGCTATTAAAGTTAGCTTTCATGTCTATCTGTTTTCATCAACTTGAGTATGGTCTTGAATGCTTACAAAACAGTGTATTAATTAAAGAAAGTAATGACACAATAACTAAAAAAATCAAAGAATGTAAAGAGTTTTATATTGAATTCTTAAAAGAATTAGCCGATTTCATTAAATCTGATAGCTCTCCTCAAATGTTTCCGGAAACTTTTAGTTCACGATATACAGTTGAGCAAAGTATGTCACGATTTGAGAGACAGGCGAAGATTGATGGGTATTATGGAAAAGAAAAGAGTTTTATTGTAAATAATTTATCAGATATAGCAATTAACTTAATTGATAAAGATTCTGCCATTGAAACCTTATTGATTAATTGGGATTTACAAAGTTTGGCTAATAAAATCAAAGCAAATAGGTTGCATTTAACCAATTTACTTCTTGAAAATTGTAGCAAAATTTGTGTCCTTAATAAAAGCGAAAATAGCCAAATTAAAAGTCAAGAAAATAGCAAACCTGAAAATATTCTTGCGCTTGAGCAAACTTCGTTAGAAACTTCAACTCAGACCTATTCCGCTATAGTCACATCAACAATCCAGAGGAGTTTTGAAAAATTCCCAAAAGCAAAAAAGCTGCTTGAGCGTTTGCGTCAATTACTAACTTTAGAACAAAAAGCTCAGGCTTACTTGGATTCAGGTAACATCTTGATTCAAAAAAGTCAGTTAGAAGAAGCAATTCTGAACTATCGGAAGGCAATTGCTCTTAAACCTAGCTGGGCTGCTGCTTACTTTTATTACGGAAATGCTCTAACTGCTCAAAGCAAATTCGATGAAGCTGTTGAAAATTATCAAAAGGCTATCTCTCTCGGACTAGATTGGGTAGAGTTACACTTCAATTTCGGAAATGTTTTAGTACGTCAAAATCGACTCAATGAGGCAATAGAACAATACCAATATGCGATCGCTATCAAGTATAAGATTGAGTAA